In one Pangasianodon hypophthalmus isolate fPanHyp1 chromosome 22, fPanHyp1.pri, whole genome shotgun sequence genomic region, the following are encoded:
- the gdap1 gene encoding ganglioside-induced differentiation-associated protein 1, with product MAAQDEKESLLQEETGAEMLKGSEGKIESTKKKESELVLYHWTQSFSSQKVRLAIAEKGLQCKEYDVSLPLSEHNEPWFMRLNPAGEVPVLVHDDRVICDPIQIMDYLEETFSDEKTPKLIPETGSTYYHRVQHYRELLDSLPMDAYTHGCILHPELTVDSHIPAYANTRIRAQIGNTESELKKLAEENPELKDAYISKQRRLKTKLFDHDNVKYLKKILDELEKVMDQVETELQRRAEETPDEGTQQSWLCGEFFSMADVSLAVTLHRLKFLGLSRRYWGNGTRLNLESYYERVLERPTFRRVLGHVNNILISAVLPTAFRVARKRAPTFIGTTVLIGLLGGATYFAFLYFKKRLLVS from the exons ATGGCGGCGCAGGACGAGAAGGAGTCTCTCCTCCAGGAAGAGACAGGTGCAGAGATGCTGAAAGGCAGCGAGGGAAAAATAGAGAGCACCAAAAAGAAAGAGTCGGAACTGGTTCTGTATCACTGGACCCAGTCATTTAGTTCACAGAAG GTGAGGCTGGCCATAGCTGAGAAGGGTTTGCAGTGTAAGGAGTATGATGTGAGCTTGCCTCTGAGTGAACACAATGAGCCATGGTTCATGCGTCTAAACCCAGCCGGCGAGGTTCCTGTTCTGGTGCATGATGATCGTGTCATCTGTGACCCAATTCAGATCATGGATTACTTAGAGGAAACTTTCAGTGATG AGAAAACTCCAAAGCTGATTCCAGAGACAGGGAGTACATATTATCACAGAGTGCAGCATTATCGTGAGCTGCTGGACTCACTGCCCATGGATGCTTACACACATGGCTGCATTCTCCATCCTGAGCTCACTGTGGACTCTCATATCCCGGCCTACGCCAACACACGCATCCGCG CGCAAATCGGGAACACGGAATCTGAGCTGAAGAAACTGGCAGAAGAAAACCCAGAGCTTAAAGATGCTTATATCTCAAAACAGAGGCGCCTAAAA ACAAAGCTGTTTGATCACGACAATGTGAAATATCTGAAGAAGATTCTGGATGAGCTGGAGAAAGTTATGGATCAGGTGGAGACCGAGCtgcagaggagagcagaggagacACCAG ATGAAGGAACTCAGCAGTCGTGGCTGTGCGGCGAGTTTTTCAGCATGGCCGATGTTTCTCTCGCCGTCACGCTCCATCGGCTCAAGTTCCTCGGCCTCTCGCGTCGTTACTGGGGCAACGGCACGCGGCTCAACCTGGAGTCATACTACGAGCGCGTCCTGGAGCGCCCTACATTCCGCAGGGTCCTCGGACACGTCAACAACATCCTCATATCAGCCGTGTTACCAACTGCTTTCAGAGTGGCCAGGAAAAGAGCACCCACCTTCATAGGCACCACAGTGTTAATTGGATTATTAGGAGGTGCAActtattttgcttttctttattttaaaaagcgcCTGCTTGTGTCCTGA